A portion of the Wenzhouxiangella sp. XN24 genome contains these proteins:
- a CDS encoding PAS domain-containing protein codes for MNAIIHPAGSRSSSTDPKPKRSFERPSRVRASRIVLGYILFAGLWIVLADLVLDQFLPAGFRHSAGVAMLKGLVFVIFTGGLLWVSLRYERRLRYQSAARQVATTAALLGHFRAMSAKVSDAVLLVGAGGRIMEANTAAASLLGWSRAGLCERRIGEVEVEVESGARSDGPRAGSYESIFRTADGRMLPVEVDCLTLQVGSQHLQQYIVREASLQRRTGENHRDRSWIDVFFDMPFIGMAISSPESTRWIRFNDRLCEILGYSRAELSTLTWREMTHPEDLHKDEQQFRAVIAGEIDAYSLEKRFIRKDGTEVHVELDVRCRRLADGKVDYLVATVQDITGRVEAEERLNRQKNLYAALSRINTAITRLPDRQQIFQDVCDVVVAIGRFEFAWIFSVSGGEYAFEAQAGDDKGFVGKIIDQFKAGPSAVFEQGAPMVALRTGRVVVRDPYMEDGATVQWRSLAAEANVEACAAFPILVDERPVAVLTIYSSSAGDIDEDVVRLLEEMARDVSFALENRAREEARVANLAALEAAEARSRFALEGAGHGAWEWDLVAQRVNYAPRWKAMLGYAADEISDSPLEWQERIHPDDAEATLALVHEHFAGRTASYVSEHRLRCKDGSYKWVLDRGQVLERTPGGKPVKFFGTKTDLTEVKAAEEALQQERQRMDLARASAKIGTWDFDIATDTVHLHQSTPLLFGFDDSPRSMPLKDYVQLAHPDDRAALRESVEEMLDHDTNYATVFRFIWPDGSLHWIEDRGVLYRDHDGRPVSAFGINLDITERVESERRISEYVARLERSMLGTVDAISHMVDLRDPYTAGHEVRVGNLAAAIGRQLGLDDMACQGLQIIGRVHDIGKITIPAEILSKPGRLSDMEMNIVRTHAQQGFEILKDIEFDWPVAEVIRQHHERMDGSGYPRGLKGDEIMLEARIVAVADVVESMASHRPYRPARGVEPALEEIERNAGILYDEDVARACLHLFRETDFSLDGCAEPATPSRS; via the coding sequence GTGAACGCGATCATCCATCCCGCAGGTAGCCGCAGTTCCTCGACGGACCCCAAGCCGAAACGTTCGTTCGAGCGGCCGTCTCGCGTTCGGGCCAGCCGGATCGTCCTGGGCTACATCCTGTTCGCTGGCCTGTGGATCGTGCTTGCGGACCTCGTGCTGGACCAGTTCCTCCCCGCGGGGTTCCGCCATTCCGCCGGCGTGGCGATGCTCAAGGGGCTCGTCTTCGTCATTTTCACGGGCGGGCTGTTGTGGGTTTCCCTGCGTTACGAACGACGACTGCGTTACCAGAGCGCGGCGCGCCAGGTCGCCACGACGGCTGCGCTGCTCGGGCATTTCCGTGCCATGTCGGCGAAGGTGAGTGATGCGGTGCTGCTGGTGGGGGCAGGCGGACGCATCATGGAAGCCAACACGGCGGCCGCCAGCCTGCTGGGCTGGAGTCGGGCCGGCCTGTGCGAACGCAGGATCGGCGAGGTCGAAGTCGAGGTCGAGAGCGGTGCCCGTTCCGATGGGCCCCGGGCGGGATCGTACGAAAGCATCTTTCGCACTGCAGACGGCCGCATGTTGCCGGTCGAGGTCGATTGCCTGACCCTGCAGGTCGGTTCACAGCATCTGCAGCAATACATCGTTCGCGAGGCCAGCCTGCAGCGTCGCACCGGAGAGAATCATCGGGATCGGTCCTGGATCGACGTGTTCTTCGACATGCCGTTCATCGGCATGGCCATCAGTTCACCGGAGAGCACGCGATGGATCCGGTTCAATGATCGTCTTTGCGAAATTCTCGGCTATTCCCGCGCCGAACTGTCCACGCTGACCTGGCGGGAGATGACTCACCCGGAAGACCTGCACAAGGACGAACAGCAGTTCAGAGCGGTGATAGCAGGCGAAATCGACGCCTACAGCCTCGAAAAGCGGTTCATTCGCAAGGATGGCACCGAGGTGCATGTCGAACTCGACGTGCGTTGTCGGCGGCTCGCGGACGGCAAGGTGGATTACCTGGTCGCGACCGTCCAGGACATCACCGGGCGTGTCGAGGCCGAGGAGCGGTTGAACCGGCAGAAGAACCTCTATGCCGCGTTGTCGCGAATCAACACGGCTATCACGCGGCTGCCCGACCGGCAGCAGATCTTCCAGGACGTTTGCGACGTGGTGGTCGCGATCGGGCGTTTCGAGTTTGCCTGGATATTCAGTGTTTCGGGCGGCGAATACGCTTTCGAGGCGCAAGCCGGCGACGACAAGGGTTTCGTCGGCAAGATCATCGATCAGTTCAAGGCGGGCCCGTCCGCCGTGTTCGAGCAGGGCGCGCCGATGGTGGCGTTACGGACCGGCAGGGTCGTGGTGCGCGATCCCTACATGGAGGACGGTGCGACGGTTCAATGGCGCTCGCTCGCCGCAGAGGCGAATGTCGAGGCGTGTGCCGCCTTCCCGATCTTGGTCGATGAACGCCCCGTCGCCGTGCTGACGATTTATTCCAGCAGTGCGGGAGACATCGACGAGGACGTCGTCAGGCTGCTGGAGGAAATGGCCCGCGACGTATCGTTTGCGCTCGAGAACAGGGCGCGCGAGGAGGCCCGCGTGGCGAATCTCGCGGCACTGGAAGCCGCCGAGGCACGCTCCCGTTTCGCCCTGGAGGGCGCTGGGCACGGGGCCTGGGAATGGGACCTGGTTGCACAGCGCGTGAACTATGCGCCGCGCTGGAAAGCGATGCTCGGCTATGCGGCCGACGAAATATCGGATTCTCCCCTGGAATGGCAGGAACGGATCCATCCGGACGATGCCGAGGCCACCCTCGCGCTGGTTCACGAGCATTTCGCGGGACGCACGGCCAGCTACGTCTCCGAGCATCGCCTGCGCTGCAAGGACGGCAGCTACAAGTGGGTGCTGGATCGGGGGCAGGTGCTCGAAAGAACGCCGGGTGGAAAGCCAGTCAAGTTCTTCGGCACCAAGACGGACCTGACCGAGGTCAAGGCGGCGGAAGAGGCATTGCAGCAGGAGCGCCAGCGCATGGACCTGGCTCGCGCCAGCGCGAAGATCGGCACCTGGGACTTCGATATCGCCACGGATACGGTGCATCTCCATCAATCCACGCCCCTGCTGTTCGGCTTCGACGACTCTCCGCGCTCGATGCCGCTCAAGGACTACGTGCAGCTCGCCCACCCCGACGATCGTGCCGCGTTGCGCGAATCCGTCGAGGAGATGCTGGATCACGATACGAACTACGCGACGGTGTTCCGTTTCATCTGGCCCGACGGCAGCCTGCACTGGATCGAGGACCGAGGCGTGCTGTACCGCGACCATGACGGTCGCCCGGTGAGCGCCTTCGGCATCAATCTCGACATCACCGAACGCGTCGAGTCCGAAAGACGGATCAGCGAATACGTGGCGCGCCTCGAACGATCGATGCTGGGTACCGTCGATGCAATCTCCCACATGGTGGACCTGCGCGACCCGTACACGGCGGGCCACGAGGTGCGGGTGGGCAACCTGGCCGCCGCGATCGGGCGCCAGCTGGGACTGGACGACATGGCCTGCCAGGGGCTGCAGATTATCGGTCGCGTCCACGACATCGGCAAGATCACCATCCCGGCGGAAATCCTTTCCAAGCCGGGGCGCCTGTCGGACATGGAAATGAACATCGTGCGCACGCACGCGCAGCAGGGCTTCGAGATCCTGAAGGATATCGAGTTCGACTGGCCCGTCGCGGAAGTCATCCGGCAGCACCATGAGCGCATGGACGGCAGTGGCTACCCGCGCGGACTGAAAGGCGACGAAATCATGCTCGAAGCGCGGATCGTCGCCGTGGCCGACGTGGTGGAATCCATGGCCTCGCACCGGCCTTACCGGCCGGCCCGCGGCGTCGAGCCGGCCCTGGAAGAAATCGAGCGCAATGCCGGTATCCTGTACGACGAAGACGTGGCCCGGGCCTGCCTCCACTTGTTCCGCGAAACGGATTTCAGCCTCGACGGCTGTGCCGAGCCCGCCACGCCGTCCCGGAGCTAG
- the pgaB gene encoding poly-beta-1,6-N-acetyl-D-glucosamine N-deacetylase PgaB: protein MAAEPAWVSVAWHDVKDDAAGHVDRDRYTVGTTQLAEQFDWLRTNGWTPVSLDDIIAARQGRRALPDKAVLLTFDDGLASLYTHVFPLLKAYGYPAVASVVSSWQERVAAGETIAYEGAERDATGFATWAQLREMAASGLVEIASHSHDLHRGVLANPQGNQQPAASSLEYLPAPGRYETEAEWRARVRDDLARSVALIEQHTGRAPRAIVWPYGEYHSEAEAVAAGLGMEVSLGLTNGRNGVHRLNGLHRLLLTGNPALAEFVANLPQIPSQRIQRAVHVDLDYVYDPDPAQQERNLDALLERVQALSITTVYLQAFADPDGDGTAAALYFPNRHLPMRADLFNRVAWQLRTRTGVEVYAWMPLLAFDLPDTDRALALSVLRAGQDGTAEPADADYRRLSPFLPSARQLVAEIYADLGRHAHFAGILFHDDAYLAADEDLAACAPAASWPGSERPIEDCRLSPAQKTAALVDFSLEVTAQARRYRPALRTARNMYARVAIDPSSEARFSQSMPAFLAAYDYTALMAMPYLEEVAGEHPAWLRMLVAQVARHPAGLDRTVFKLQAKDWRRDKWLPAEELRDHFQLLVRAGALNLAYYPDDFILGRPALEPLFQGLSIRSFPYRKEQPR from the coding sequence GTGGCCGCAGAGCCTGCGTGGGTGAGCGTGGCGTGGCACGACGTCAAAGACGACGCGGCGGGGCACGTCGATCGCGATCGCTACACGGTCGGTACCACGCAGCTCGCAGAACAGTTCGATTGGCTGCGCACCAACGGCTGGACTCCGGTGTCGCTCGACGACATCATCGCGGCGCGCCAAGGGCGCCGGGCGCTGCCGGACAAGGCCGTGCTGCTCACCTTCGACGACGGGCTCGCCAGCCTCTACACCCACGTATTCCCGTTGCTGAAGGCTTATGGCTATCCCGCCGTGGCGTCCGTCGTCAGCAGCTGGCAGGAGCGCGTCGCCGCCGGCGAAACGATCGCCTATGAAGGCGCCGAGCGCGACGCGACGGGCTTCGCGACCTGGGCCCAGCTGCGCGAAATGGCCGCTTCCGGGCTGGTCGAAATAGCCAGTCACAGCCATGACCTGCACCGCGGCGTGCTGGCCAATCCGCAAGGCAACCAGCAACCGGCCGCCAGTTCGCTTGAATACCTGCCGGCACCCGGGCGCTACGAGACCGAGGCCGAGTGGCGCGCACGGGTGCGCGACGACCTGGCCCGAAGCGTGGCATTGATCGAGCAGCACACGGGGCGGGCGCCCCGTGCAATCGTCTGGCCCTACGGCGAGTACCACTCGGAAGCCGAGGCTGTCGCTGCCGGACTTGGCATGGAGGTCTCGCTCGGCCTGACGAACGGCCGCAACGGGGTGCACCGGCTGAATGGCTTACATCGCCTGCTGCTCACGGGCAATCCGGCGCTGGCCGAGTTCGTCGCAAACCTGCCTCAAATTCCGTCCCAGCGCATTCAGCGCGCCGTGCACGTGGACCTGGATTACGTCTACGATCCCGACCCGGCACAGCAGGAACGCAATCTCGATGCCTTGCTCGAACGCGTCCAGGCGCTCTCGATCACCACCGTCTACCTGCAGGCCTTCGCCGACCCGGACGGCGACGGCACTGCCGCAGCACTTTATTTCCCCAACCGCCACCTGCCCATGCGAGCCGATCTCTTCAATCGCGTCGCGTGGCAGCTGCGGACTCGCACCGGGGTGGAGGTTTACGCGTGGATGCCGCTGCTTGCGTTCGACCTGCCTGACACGGATCGCGCCCTGGCCTTGTCGGTGTTGCGTGCGGGACAGGACGGAACCGCGGAACCCGCCGATGCCGATTACCGGCGGCTGAGTCCGTTTCTCCCGTCCGCCCGGCAACTCGTCGCGGAGATCTACGCGGACCTGGGGCGCCATGCCCATTTCGCCGGCATACTCTTTCACGACGACGCCTATCTTGCCGCGGACGAGGATCTCGCCGCGTGTGCACCTGCGGCGAGCTGGCCGGGCAGCGAACGTCCGATCGAGGACTGTCGCCTCTCGCCGGCGCAAAAGACCGCGGCCCTCGTGGATTTCAGCCTGGAGGTCACTGCCCAGGCACGGCGTTATCGTCCTGCACTGCGCACGGCACGGAACATGTACGCTCGCGTCGCGATCGATCCGTCCAGCGAGGCGCGTTTCAGCCAGTCGATGCCGGCCTTTCTCGCGGCCTACGACTACACGGCGTTGATGGCGATGCCGTACCTGGAGGAAGTGGCGGGCGAACATCCGGCGTGGTTGCGGATGCTGGTGGCGCAAGTCGCCCGGCATCCGGCAGGCCTCGATCGCACGGTCTTCAAACTGCAAGCCAAGGACTGGCGGCGCGACAAGTGGCTGCCCGCCGAAGAGCTGCGCGATCATTTTCAGCTGCTGGTTCGCGCCGGAGCGCTGAATCTCGCCTACTACCCGGATGATTTCATCCTCGGGCGGCCCGCCCTCGAGCCTCTTTTCCAGGGCTTGTCGATTCGCAGCTTTCCCTATCGCAAGGAACAGCCCCGATGA
- a CDS encoding methylated-DNA--[protein]-cysteine S-methyltransferase yields the protein MIHPAEPHDFSSQRAFDRALARGIAELPPARPDASVLYLARFETPLGSLLAGANGVGLVVLEFTDPERLDAQLHRLARRLKYALRPGATAASEQAGRELEAYFAHGLRQFTVPLAPIGTPFQHDAWRRLRSIPYGQTVSYGEQARRIGRPRAVRAVAQANGANPITIVVPCHRVIGSDGTLTGYGGGIWRKRWLLAHESAVPTASI from the coding sequence ATGATACATCCCGCCGAACCGCATGATTTCAGCTCGCAGCGCGCCTTCGACCGTGCGCTCGCCCGGGGGATCGCCGAATTACCCCCGGCACGCCCGGACGCCTCCGTTCTTTACCTGGCACGGTTCGAGACACCGCTCGGTTCACTCCTGGCCGGCGCGAACGGTGTCGGGCTTGTCGTGCTGGAGTTCACCGATCCTGAGCGACTCGATGCGCAGCTGCATCGACTGGCTCGCCGCCTGAAATATGCGCTCCGGCCCGGCGCCACGGCTGCGAGCGAGCAGGCCGGACGCGAGCTGGAGGCCTATTTCGCTCACGGCTTGCGCCAGTTCACCGTCCCGCTGGCGCCGATAGGCACGCCATTCCAGCACGATGCATGGCGGCGCCTGCGATCGATTCCCTACGGGCAGACCGTGAGTTATGGAGAGCAGGCCCGCAGGATCGGCCGGCCGCGTGCCGTGCGGGCTGTCGCCCAGGCGAATGGAGCGAACCCGATCACGATCGTCGTCCCGTGTCACCGGGTGATCGGTTCGGACGGCACGCTCACGGGATACGGCGGGGGGATCTGGCGCAAGCGCTGGTTGCTGGCGCACGAATCGGCTGTCCCCACGGCCTCGATCTGA
- the pgaC gene encoding poly-beta-1,6-N-acetyl-D-glucosamine synthase yields MSWGDASGLITVMFNFAFFFPLFMAWTWIAAGLWYFFHWERRGDSDPEKPPELTGYPMCSILAPCFNEGDNVRDTVEWLARQEYPDFEIIAINDGSSDDTGAILDELAKRYPQLRVIHFSKNQGKAMALRMGALASRSEYLVCIDGDAILHPKATHWLMYHLTSGPRVGAVTGNPRIRNRSTLLGRLQVGEFSSIIGLIKRAQRIYGRVFTVSGVVSAFRKTALHRNRYWNTDMVTEDIDLTWQLQADHWDVRYEPNALCWILMPETLRGLWKQRLRWAQGGVEVLRRYAGTVLSWRRRRMWGVLLEYALSVLWAYTMASIFLLYLLGFVVTLPAALIVPTLLPQWTGVILGCTCLAQFGVSLVIDSRYEKGLWRVYFWVIWYPIAFWLISMLTTVVAVPKALLKRRGTRAVWVSPDRGVRP; encoded by the coding sequence ATGAGCTGGGGAGATGCCAGCGGATTGATCACGGTGATGTTCAACTTCGCCTTTTTCTTCCCGTTGTTCATGGCCTGGACATGGATCGCGGCCGGACTCTGGTACTTCTTCCACTGGGAGCGGCGCGGCGACAGCGATCCGGAGAAGCCACCGGAGCTGACCGGATATCCCATGTGTTCGATCCTCGCACCCTGCTTCAACGAGGGCGACAACGTCCGCGACACTGTCGAATGGCTGGCCCGCCAGGAATACCCCGACTTCGAGATCATCGCCATCAACGACGGCAGCAGCGACGATACCGGGGCGATCCTCGACGAACTCGCAAAGCGCTACCCGCAGTTGCGCGTCATCCACTTCAGCAAGAACCAGGGCAAGGCGATGGCGCTACGTATGGGCGCACTCGCCTCGCGCAGCGAGTACCTGGTGTGCATCGACGGTGATGCGATCCTGCATCCGAAAGCGACGCACTGGCTCATGTACCACCTCACTTCGGGACCCCGGGTGGGTGCGGTCACCGGCAACCCGCGTATCCGCAACCGGTCTACGCTGCTGGGCCGCCTGCAAGTCGGCGAGTTCTCGTCGATCATCGGGCTCATCAAGCGCGCGCAGCGGATCTACGGCCGCGTGTTCACGGTCTCGGGCGTGGTGTCCGCGTTCCGCAAGACCGCGTTGCATCGTAATCGCTACTGGAACACCGACATGGTCACGGAGGACATCGACCTCACCTGGCAGCTCCAGGCGGATCACTGGGACGTGCGCTATGAACCGAACGCGCTGTGCTGGATCCTGATGCCTGAGACGCTGCGCGGCCTGTGGAAACAGCGTCTTCGATGGGCCCAGGGCGGCGTGGAAGTATTGCGCCGTTACGCGGGGACGGTCCTGTCCTGGCGGCGCCGGCGCATGTGGGGCGTCCTGCTGGAGTATGCCCTGAGCGTGCTGTGGGCTTACACGATGGCGTCGATCTTCCTCCTGTACCTGCTCGGCTTCGTCGTCACCCTGCCCGCAGCCCTCATCGTGCCGACCCTGTTGCCGCAATGGACGGGCGTGATCCTGGGCTGCACCTGCCTGGCCCAGTTCGGCGTCAGCCTCGTGATCGACAGTCGCTATGAGAAAGGACTCTGGCGAGTGTATTTCTGGGTGATCTGGTACCCCATCGCCTTCTGGCTGATCAGCATGTTGACGACGGTGGTCGCGGTGCCCAAGGCCTTGCTGAAACGCCGGGGCACGCGAGCCGTGTGGGTCAGCCCGGATCGCGGAGTGCGGCCCTGA
- the pgaA gene encoding poly-beta-1,6 N-acetyl-D-glucosamine export porin PgaA, with the protein MASSSPPWQALPAFARAFRAVVFCLLIVSAPCAGASAAEESLRAKRDTAVLLARDGDFKEATRQLAQLLEANPTATGVRADLLVVLQWAGRSADAIDTAAGLDPAKLADFELLAWARALRAERRATEALSLLRPRLADPGRTPDAHALYALLLSDLGRSADAAAYIEPWIARSPGSAELAAAAAFVFRGAGRPMDALAVAQNALQIDPDHRELRRQQVFALSDLAAAHLANDMAMAAPGLFDDAELALLAGNMAGQRLRWARVYPEASPERLELIDTATATLEVLASVPDASAAHLRGRFDLVVAYRMRDRMAETIHEYDALLDAGIEAPVYVRHAAADAHLAMRNAGQAAQLYRDILRDRPRMSSARLGLIYARIESEWFGGPLWVADDLSATSPAFIGVAGTNQHVANWPRLDADLSGAMLQAYDRRLEDAQRRLETLSADAPASAQIRRQLSTVYRWRGWPERALAEIEIAQAYEPEIIAGRQELAAVLSDLGRHAEADRVIENLHAEFPDNAAVNRQRTAWRDRDRWSMSVDAEYGDSDGFTGFGSYDRTVSTRVAAPVIAHRWQPYGLHAWRDARYPEGTAREQRIGAGLSWRHQRRHGYVELHGNAADSTGAGVTAGYDWHRDDHWSFATRAESDSLDAPLRARPGDLTGWKVEGAARWQAHESFSLRGGLTRLALSDGNVRWSTLVGMQHRLHANAGRLTTGSAELYASRASREGGLYFNPASDLAAGYAVTHERLGWRRYEQSFSQRFVLGLGGYWQEDFGASPTGFLRYEHEWRLGRRWRVTYGTGFASRVYDGDRETRIDGRLSFEGIF; encoded by the coding sequence TTGGCCTCGAGCTCGCCGCCATGGCAGGCCTTGCCCGCGTTTGCACGGGCTTTCCGGGCCGTCGTCTTTTGCCTGTTGATTGTCAGCGCACCTTGCGCCGGGGCGTCCGCTGCGGAGGAGTCCCTCCGGGCCAAGCGTGACACGGCGGTGTTGCTGGCGCGCGACGGCGACTTCAAGGAAGCGACCCGGCAACTCGCACAACTGCTCGAAGCGAACCCGACCGCAACCGGGGTACGGGCGGACTTGCTGGTCGTTTTGCAATGGGCCGGGCGCAGTGCAGATGCAATAGACACAGCCGCAGGACTCGACCCCGCGAAACTCGCCGACTTCGAACTGCTGGCCTGGGCGCGCGCGCTGCGTGCCGAGCGACGGGCGACGGAAGCACTTTCCCTGCTGCGACCGCGCCTGGCCGACCCCGGCCGGACCCCGGACGCCCATGCGCTTTATGCGCTGCTCCTGTCCGATCTCGGCCGCAGTGCAGACGCCGCGGCCTACATCGAACCCTGGATCGCCAGGTCGCCCGGCTCGGCGGAACTTGCAGCGGCAGCGGCATTCGTATTTCGTGGCGCGGGACGGCCCATGGATGCGCTCGCCGTGGCGCAGAACGCACTGCAGATCGACCCGGACCACCGGGAGCTCCGCCGCCAGCAGGTGTTTGCACTATCCGATCTCGCAGCGGCTCACCTGGCGAACGACATGGCCATGGCGGCCCCCGGGCTGTTCGACGATGCGGAACTCGCGCTGCTCGCCGGCAATATGGCGGGGCAACGGCTGCGCTGGGCCCGCGTGTATCCGGAAGCCTCTCCAGAGCGCCTCGAACTGATCGATACCGCCACCGCCACACTCGAAGTGCTGGCATCGGTGCCGGACGCCTCCGCCGCTCACCTGCGCGGCCGGTTCGACCTGGTCGTCGCCTACCGGATGCGCGACCGCATGGCCGAGACGATTCACGAATACGATGCGCTGCTGGATGCAGGCATCGAAGCGCCCGTCTATGTCCGCCATGCCGCCGCCGATGCACATCTCGCCATGCGAAACGCCGGGCAAGCCGCACAACTGTACCGTGACATCCTGCGCGACCGACCGCGCATGTCGAGCGCCCGTCTCGGCCTGATCTATGCACGCATCGAGTCGGAATGGTTTGGCGGCCCCCTGTGGGTGGCCGACGACCTGTCCGCCACGTCACCTGCGTTCATCGGCGTCGCCGGCACGAACCAGCACGTCGCAAATTGGCCGCGACTGGACGCAGACCTCAGCGGCGCCATGCTGCAGGCTTACGATCGCCGGCTGGAGGATGCACAGCGCAGGCTCGAAACACTATCGGCCGACGCGCCGGCAAGCGCACAGATCCGGCGCCAGCTCTCGACCGTCTACCGCTGGCGCGGCTGGCCGGAGCGCGCGCTGGCGGAAATCGAGATCGCGCAGGCCTACGAGCCGGAAATCATCGCCGGGCGCCAGGAGCTGGCGGCCGTGCTTTCCGACCTCGGTCGCCATGCCGAGGCCGACCGGGTCATCGAGAACCTGCACGCCGAGTTCCCGGACAATGCGGCCGTGAATCGCCAGCGCACCGCCTGGCGGGACCGCGACCGCTGGAGCATGAGTGTCGATGCGGAGTACGGCGACAGCGACGGCTTCACGGGCTTCGGCTCCTACGACCGCACTGTGAGCACCCGGGTCGCGGCACCGGTGATCGCGCACCGGTGGCAACCCTACGGATTGCATGCATGGCGCGATGCACGTTACCCGGAGGGTACGGCCCGTGAGCAGCGGATCGGCGCCGGCCTTTCCTGGCGCCACCAGCGCCGCCACGGCTACGTGGAATTGCACGGCAATGCGGCGGACTCCACCGGCGCCGGCGTCACGGCAGGCTACGACTGGCACCGGGATGACCACTGGAGTTTCGCCACCCGCGCAGAAAGCGACTCCCTGGATGCTCCGCTGCGCGCGCGCCCGGGAGACCTCACGGGCTGGAAAGTGGAAGGCGCCGCGCGCTGGCAGGCACATGAATCATTCAGCCTCCGGGGCGGGCTCACGCGTCTCGCCTTGTCGGACGGCAACGTGCGCTGGTCGACCCTGGTCGGCATGCAGCATCGACTGCATGCCAACGCCGGCCGCCTGACCACGGGGTCCGCGGAATTGTACGCCTCGCGGGCCAGTCGCGAGGGCGGCCTTTACTTCAATCCCGCCAGCGACCTCGCAGCGGGCTACGCGGTGACACACGAGCGGCTTGGCTGGCGGCGCTACGAGCAGTCGTTCTCGCAACGTTTCGTCCTCGGCCTCGGCGGTTACTGGCAGGAAGACTTCGGCGCGAGTCCGACTGGATTTTTGCGTTACGAACATGAATGGCGCCTGGGGCGACGCTGGCGGGTCACATACGGGACGGGTTTTGCCAGCCGGGTGTATGACGGCGACCGGGAAACCCGGATCGACGGCCGATTGTCGTTCGAGGGGATTTTCTAG
- a CDS encoding DUF3047 domain-containing protein, whose translation MQKSLLAGLALSCATLALAASELLIGDFSDGLAAWEERSFSGETRYRVVELDNRAALEAIADDSASALYREIEIDLKNTPCLHWTWRIEAPLGSDTDERSKAGDDYPARLYVVRRGGLAFWRTRALNYVWSSNQPVGSRWDNAYAGENARMWALDSGATKAGEWVSHVRDVRADWRAAFGEDIDTLDGVAVMTDADDTGGAARAWYADIRLSAYSSGADCVRPDAPQR comes from the coding sequence ATGCAAAAGTCGCTTCTGGCTGGCCTGGCGCTGTCCTGCGCAACGCTGGCGCTCGCGGCATCGGAGCTCCTGATCGGAGACTTTTCCGACGGCCTCGCCGCCTGGGAGGAGCGCAGTTTCTCCGGCGAGACGCGCTATCGCGTGGTGGAGCTGGACAATCGCGCCGCGCTGGAAGCCATTGCCGACGACAGTGCCAGTGCGCTGTACCGCGAAATCGAAATAGACCTGAAGAACACTCCCTGTCTGCACTGGACCTGGCGGATCGAGGCGCCGCTTGGCTCGGATACCGACGAGCGCAGCAAGGCGGGCGACGATTATCCGGCACGCCTCTACGTGGTGCGGCGCGGGGGGCTGGCGTTCTGGCGCACGCGGGCTCTCAACTACGTCTGGTCGAGTAATCAGCCCGTGGGCAGCCGCTGGGACAACGCTTACGCGGGCGAGAACGCCCGGATGTGGGCGCTCGACAGTGGCGCGACGAAAGCGGGCGAGTGGGTCAGCCACGTGCGCGATGTCCGGGCCGACTGGCGCGCGGCATTCGGCGAGGATATCGATACGCTGGACGGCGTGGCAGTGATGACGGATGCCGACGATACCGGTGGCGCGGCGCGCGCGTGGTACGCCGACATCCGGCTTTCCGCGTATTCAAGTGGCGCGGACTGTGTCCGCCCCGACGCCCCGCAGCGCTAG
- the pgaD gene encoding poly-beta-1,6-N-acetyl-D-glucosamine biosynthesis protein PgaD, translated as MHDAPRRPPIIYRPDLQPRPQRLLFSSLTALAWIGWLYLFLPLVSLLAWWFGVDLFARFILEPEDPAHLLTLLRYFGVVLIAAAVIIAWSSYNLRRFGGLDRRKTIPPVSDVELCARFDIEPELLDSLRASRRVVLGLDAEGQIEAVGTADSCASNQRLRQIPPPYPVSVPSEPITR; from the coding sequence ATGCACGACGCGCCGCGCCGCCCCCCGATCATCTACCGTCCGGACCTGCAACCGCGTCCCCAGCGACTGCTGTTCTCCTCGCTGACGGCCCTCGCATGGATCGGCTGGCTGTACCTGTTCCTGCCGCTGGTCAGCCTGCTGGCCTGGTGGTTCGGCGTCGACCTGTTCGCAAGATTCATACTCGAGCCGGAAGATCCCGCGCACCTGCTGACACTGTTGCGCTATTTTGGTGTCGTTCTGATCGCGGCCGCCGTCATCATCGCCTGGTCTTCGTACAACCTGCGGCGCTTCGGCGGCCTCGACAGGCGAAAAACCATCCCGCCAGTCAGCGATGTCGAACTGTGCGCGCGCTTCGACATCGAGCCGGAGTTGCTCGACAGCCTGCGCGCAAGTCGTCGCGTGGTGCTCGGACTGGATGCGGAAGGTCAGATCGAGGCCGTGGGGACAGCCGATTCGTGCGCCAGCAACCAGCGCTTGCGCCAGATCCCCCCGCCGTATCCCGTGAGCGTGCCGTCCGAACCGATCACCCGGTGA